A window of Xenopus laevis strain J_2021 chromosome 1L, Xenopus_laevis_v10.1, whole genome shotgun sequence genomic DNA:
tgtttgtccatatattgcaatatatttaagctggccaactacgtcaaagtcatcccatatctggccagtcctatgctcaattttcatctgattcattaagaattctatggtttaattatacattttataaaagggacaaatacgttttacctgcaacttactagctgctttcaaagtaaaactcccaaacttggctgcccttttattagacaccagtgggatcacctgactatagttggagggggtgggagctacaacatggagctggtcactgctttgTCAAgaccaattgagcatgcatttcacttgttgaagactaaacttcaagcagaaaggcccacaaacaaacagcaactgaaatccactgcagtaaaggcctggcagaacattaaaaaggaggaaacacagaatctggtgatgtccatgagttcaagactttagGCTGTCATTGCaaacaaagggttttcaaccaagtattagaaatgaacattttattttcagttttttaatttgtacaattacttttgagcccctgaaatgaagtagttaaaaaaaaggctttagtccCTCAACTGGACCTAACTGTAGCTGCTACAATGCAACTTGATGAGTTCCACTTGATTTTGGCACTTGCTTGCTCCACAGTGAGTACAAACTAATAAGAAATGCAGAGTGGGAGCAAATACACTTATAGGAAATACTGTAGATCCATCACAGGGGATAGCAGGAATAATGCCTGTATTTAAAAGCCCCAAAACAAATGGAATAATGTGATATTTGTGTTGTCCTGataggaggtttttttttcaaaacatcttAGCAGTcaagaaaaaaagacaatctctataataaaaaaaaagagcttagtttagtttagtttaattgttctttttgcaaatgaacatctccccccccccaaatataatAGGAGATCATACAATAAACAATCTGGTGCATATAGTGACAATGGTGAGATTTCAAAACTGCCGTACTGATCTATTTTTGTAACTGGCCTTGTGTACCATCTTTTATTTACCCACTGTTTTTAATATGTTCATCATGTGTGGATTACGTATTGCATCAAGTAATGTACATAAACAAAACAGGCTTGGATCTAGTAATAATCTAACCACACCCATGCTTATGCTGACACACTGGCGTTGTAAATAGCTCTTGAAGACTCATCTCCTGTGTAGGTTCCTATGAATCCACAAATATGACAGCTGCCTTGGACAGTAATATTATTAATATCTTTTTGTTAGGTGACATCACATGAAGGAGGAATGGAGGAATGTGGCACTTCAGGTCTATCTGTTCACTCTTCTCTTGGTCACTGTGGATTCCATTTCCCAGTAAGAAATTTTCCAGTACTTTGCTGCGAGGACTGTGTGATGCCCCAAACAGGTGAgacaaaaacaaactaaaaaggAGATTTTTATGGGATTATGTGTTTTCTTGTTTCCTTGATGTCCCTGTGGTTGAGAATCTGTATAGCATTGTGTTGGGTACACCAAGCATGTGTGACAGTATACATTGGGGAATGGTGTGTTGTAGCTTTGACTATATATCAGCACACAATGAGGGCTCGTTGATAAAGGTGGCAAAGCACCAACTTCATCTTTTAAAAGTGTCACTTTGGCTGTAAAAATTTCTAGATCTTCATCTAAGACAAATTGAGTGGGGGAGGGTTAATCTTTGTTGCATTGTATAAATAGTCATTTATATcaacataaatgtaaaaaaaatagcttatGTGAAAGTCATACAGTACATGGTTGCACATTTCAATCATACAAAATTCATATGATATACGATCATTCTCTACAGGGGTAAAAGAGTTTAACAGAAACTTTCTTACCTAATTCTACCTACCAAGTTCTATTAACAGGCACAATTTTTTATACTTGGGTACAGCATGCAATACAGAATATATACTATACTACACAGTCATAAATAACCTTTAAATATACCCTTGTAAGTATCTAGCAGAAATATAACAAAGGCAACTGAAcattcaccactcatccgagtggcttcttcagttcaactggtaGGGAACCACGGtggcttcacaacaattcacacttccagtcatgtaaaTTGAAAGATTTACACCTGCCTCAgtgaaaatcatggtaccattgtgactggatcacactttcacacatctgtgaatTTCAGCCAACagcttactgaagttcaatggaacctttgtgattggatgtctgtgacttcaCTACTCTCAAAGGTTTAAATGCCTGGGAATTCCGTACCACTTCAATTGAACTTAAAAAGCCAAAAGGtctaattttaaagttttttaatacCTCAACGAACGCACAAcaggaatggtttctaatttaagaaaaaacttaaatggaaaaaactagATTCAGCgtgtttggggttaacaacccgaaaactggAATTAACAGAGTTTTCatcgaaaaaaaatgtaaatcgcttaactttttttaagtttttgggcaaaaccctccaaaaaccttgacaggtttgatggagtattttcgaattcaaggtttttccagggtcgggtataataaatctcaaaaaattctatttaaaaaaaaaaaaaaaaaatccaaaaatgtgatttgtgaccaaaaaaatacccttgaaaactcgaattattgtggaaaacacaactcaatccataataaattaaacatgaaatcaatttttattaaagcattcctagctgttgtaagctcatttaaaaatctcagctgtcaatcaaatattgtctgcctctcctctatgccttaggcatagaggcggagcaagcaattactttcactttccattcagcacttcctagatgtcactgctctccccacattcccccagttctcttaaccatttaattgtgtagtcagggcatggagatggacatcgggtcccctattctgatgcacaaacaagattctgagatgatgcaaggcttgtcttaataacagtgtgcacaaaatggctcatgcctgcttgctataattatgaattcccagactggaggaaacaagattcaaataatttatattgtgtaattaaagttcattttgcttgacttaacatgataaaataggatttggaataatgtttgtgggtgacgggtcccctttaataaagggtcccctttaatagacatATTGTAACTAAGTGATCCCGGCAGTTATGAGATGTGTTTCATGATATCGCTTGTGTCACAATTTTTAGCTTTAAATTGTAAGATAtaagaaatactgtatgtcatattgtaaatatgtggatattaaaaGTCATCTGAGTTCCATGACGGTTATAATAGCATTTGACCTGACGAGACCTGATGCCTTTATATTGTTATGGAACATGTTGGTaacttttcatattttcatataattCCCTATAAATACTGTttaatgactaaaggtggccatacactgagagatccgctcatttggcgatgtcgccaaacaagcggatctctctccgttatgcccaccttgaggtgggcaatatcgggctgatccgatcgtgggccctagggcccaacgatcggatcctaacgaatagcaatgggcggttggatcgcgggaccgcatcaacgaatagatgcggccgcgatctgatgggattttccatcccatccgatcgagatctggctgacttttggccaaatctcgattggtgaagcccgtcggggggccccatacacgggccaataagctgccgacacggtctgtcggcagcttttatcggcccgtgtatggccacctttgctgATCTCTTCATTGCTTTATTCATGTGTATTATAGTACATATTCTGTATTGCTTACTGGGCCCAACTGATGCTTGTCACTGAGGAAGTGATGTGGCACCAATTTCAAAGCTATTCAGCtttttctatatctgtatataacaaaaaaaacttaaataaaagaaATCAGATTGCCGCTGGACACTTGTGGGAGAGAGATACCCCTTTATATAACATATAGAACATATACTACTCACTAGTAGTTAATATTTTCCTATCCAAGGTGCACTACATTATTTTAGATATCACCTTAAATTAATAATGTGTTTTGTTTCTAGCTGGTGTAGGTTGACATGTGCCTACCTCCTTTGTATACTACCCCATCCTTTTTCCTGGTCTTCTACACCCTGCTGCTTCTTGGTGCATCCTCTTCAAGAGCTGAAGTTCTCCCAAAACGCTTTGCTCGAAGTTATATTCATCTGGAGGGGGATGTTAGATGGAGACGTCTGTACTCTGCAATGCACTATTTCCTGACCATTGATCCATCTGGCAAAGTAAGGGGGACACGAAGTTACTGTACTAACAGTAAGTGATATGATTTGGAGTATTACACTGCATGCCTAGTATTTATCTCTTATTGAAGTTATGGAAAATACACTtctagtaattcagagctttccggataacgggtcccacacctgtatatcaCTACTGTataaaagtgttgtacatttctACTGTACATATGATGCCAAAAGGGACAAACaccacaacaaataaaaatacacagtaaCAAGGATTGCCAAAAGTATTTTTACTTATATTCCTCCTTCTTCCAGGCATATTCCAAGTTTACTCCATAAATGTGGGAGTAGTGGCAATACACTCAGCTGGCAGTGGTCTGTATTTAGCCATGGACAGAAGAGGAAATGTATACGGGGAGGTAAGTAAATTGGCAACTAAAATCAgtgcaaaagtgcaaaagaaGGTTACATATAAAAAGTGAGGTTGATTTGATATTTGGAAATCCAGAGAACTTGCACATAATGACAAATTGGTAGACCTCTGTCATAGCATCAATAGAAGTAAGACATTATCATGGTCCCTGATGAAATGGGGGTTATTTTGAACAAAATGGTGAGCATCTTACTACAGAACAGAGCATTTCTTGACACATAAGGGCAGAGACTGTCCATATTATATGGGAGCAATATATTGGCAGCGTACCCAAGGGTCTAAACCATTGAAGGACAGGATTGTGTAGGCCACTGTTGTGCAAGTTTGAGTTTAAGCTAAACGGTAACCATCAGAATTCAGATTCACAGCTACAGTGCTTCATCAGGGGAATATTTTCAAAGGGACACATTTTTGACTATCATTTCTCTCAGAGAGAATCACAGCATTTAGAACACCCCTTACGACTGCACCCATTTTTGTGTTACCACAACTGTACTGGCAGGGTAAGCGGTTTAGCAGTCTAGGTAGagcattaataaattaataaaagaagCTGCATTTGCTAATTGTGTTCAGCTGACTTggttcatttatttgtattttggacTGTGCTTATGGAAGTTGCATGTACACAACAAGAAAAATAGTTTCATGCCAAATTGAGTGGCCACACACCTGCTGTCTTCCTTTTCCCGACATGGCAATCATGTTACGCTATTAGCTTTGCAACCTCTAGTTTTTAAAACACAGTAACGCAACCATGCCTTGGCCTATGAAAACATTGCATGTACATAAAATATCCCCTTGTACTTTTGGGAAGTCCCTGTAAAAGAAGTAATTTTGGTTAGTCAGATAAGTAACCCAAAAGATTGAAATGAAAAGTTAAATGAACAGCTAAATTACaaggttttaaagtaatgaaaacatcatgtagtgttgccctgcactggtaaaactgatctgttttcttcagaaacactactatagttcatataaacaagctgctgttgagCAATGGCGaatattgaaaaaaggctatatggcacaggctacATAGTGGATAACAGTTAACACCATTTTGTTCTACAttgtttatctgctatctgctgtgtaatctgagccttttctcctttgaatggctgccccccatggctacacagcagcttatttatataaacaatagtagtgtttgtgaaaaaaatacagcagtttaaccagttcagggcaacactgtatcagatttttattactttaaaatacttattttttgaGGTTGTTTCTTTGAATCACTGGGGGGTACCTCTgaatgattataatcacttacttgATATCCTGGccgtgctcctgttagcagaaaactgcactgacccagaAGATCTgtcatccagtgttggactgggccagcaggacacttgGGAAACAATCCAATCTGCTCAGGCCCGGACAGTCACCTCTCCCCCAATAACAGCCACATGGATGGTATGAGGCAGTGGTCGGAGCTTGCAAGTTTGGACAGACCGCATCAAGGGCCTTGAAGTTGTGGTCCTGGTGGGTGTCGATGTCAAAGCCCACCCTGTTCTCAGCCATGGAACAatcctcttcttgcttcttcCTTCTTTGTGCGGatgcgcatgcacagtagtgtGTAAAAATTAACTTTCAGCAAAAAGCTGCATGCCGGGGccattgaagaaagaaaaaagtgggaaaaatgcAATCACTACCAGAATTACCCCAGGCCAGTGTAGGTCTCTGCTAACAGGAACAACAGTCAGGGGAATCAGGCAAGTTATTATAAAcactaggggtgcctaacatttggtgatttaaaggaaaactatacccctcaaacaatgtaggtctctataaaaagatattgcctgaaacagctcatatgtaaaaccctgcttcatgtaaataacccattttcataataatatactttttaagtagtatgtgccattgggtaatcaaatagaaaactggcattttaaaaaataagggcagcccccgggatcatatgattcacggtgcacacaaacatactaaataaactataattgttaggtcacatgagccaattcgaagaacagacagcaccacacttgaggtaaattcttaaaaggcctttattccaaaagggcttatttcaggacaaacaaacagcagcaacgtttcaggctcacaatcgccttttttcaagctgaaaggcgattgtgagcctgaaacgtcgctgctgTTTGTTTGtcctgaaataagcccttttggaataaaggccttttaagaatttacCTCAAGTGTGGTGCTCTGTTCTTCGAATTTGTTTACAGAACGGGTGTAagtggccacctcagacctgcaCCTGCATCCAATATACCctatgggtgagtgctgacttctaatctccacatgagacaattaacagacagagttgtgtcttttgcttccacacttcttcctgttacagttagagtatttctggtcaggtgatctctgaggcagcacacagaccatcatgaaatgggggttcaaggcaacaGATGGAAAAAGCcaatatctacttaaatatatattccagtttgataagattctttaatatgctacttaatatgatataaactagctgctgattaagtgttcattttggggggtatagtttttgaACCTTACCTTCTTAACTATTTTATATCATAGGAAGAAATTTCTCATTATTCAATGTTGAAGTATCTGGTTCCTGTACATTACGGATCACACTAAtgtaaataattacaataatgaaCCAACTGTATACTAACACTTGTGAATTTCCTAATAAAAGCTTTGCTTCAACAGGAAGATTATGGCCCAAACTGCAGGTTTAGAGAGCGGATTGAGGAAAATGGTTACAACTCATACTCTTCTGAGAGATGGAGTCACCAGAGGCACCCTATGTATGTGGCAATGAGAAGAAATGGGTGGGTAAAAATGGGAAGGAGGACTCGACACACCCACCGCTCTGCACACTTTTTACCTTTTCCCATTTGATTCCACAGAAAGCTGGTGTGAAGGGTATCTATTGGACGATAAGCAAATCAAGTTGCCCAAACACACTTGTCTAATCCTCAGAAAACACAGAATACCCACATAAATCATGTTTATGTGACAAGGCTGCTGACCATGCTGAAAGTACAATATTTTCTTTGTACACACACCAATTTTGATCATATATCCAACAAACTGTAAATGACATATATATTGTGGAAACATTCGTTTACTTATTTTCATCCTTGCGGTAATGCAAGTGTAGGTACAAGATGGGGTGCTGTCCAAGGATTCAGGCAGTAGATATATGGTAAATCTGAGACTGTGAAAATGCTTCTCTGTGGAATGCCAAAAGCAAATAGGAGTCCGGATGGAATATGGCTTACTGACCTTGAAATATTTACcttaaaaactgtttttgcactATGAAAGAAAACCTTATTTTAAGTAAAGTCAAAGTCACCATATACGGTAAAGATGTTTggttattttaaagtaatttgtaaatgcCATTTGTCAGACTGTTTATATTCCCTGCACTTCTAGTTAGGatggtatatttttatttatgcagtGCTGCTTATGCACTCAGTGCTGTACCAACACGGACGGACTTCTACTGTATTCTTCGAAGAGTTagaaatacagtggtgtgaaaaactatttgcccccttcctgatttcttattcttttgcatgtttgtcacacttaaatgtttctgctcatcaaaaaccgttaactattagtaaaagataacataattgaacacaaaatgcagtttttaaataaaggtttacgttattaagggagaaaaaaaactccaaatctacatgggcctgtgtgaaaaagtgattgccccccttgttaaaaaataacttaactgtggtttatcacacctgatttcaaaggttataaagccatttctaaagctttgggactccagcgaacc
This region includes:
- the fgf22.L gene encoding fibroblast growth factor 22; translated protein: MCLPPLYTTPSFFLVFYTLLLLGASSSRAEVLPKRFARSYIHLEGDVRWRRLYSAMHYFLTIDPSGKVRGTRSYCTNSIFQVYSINVGVVAIHSAGSGLYLAMDRRGNVYGEEDYGPNCRFRERIEENGYNSYSSERWSHQRHPMYVAMRRNGWVKMGRRTRHTHRSAHFLPFPI